CACAAAAGTATCAAAAGCCCGTTTACTGCTCAAGCTGTAAAAGGTTACTTTACGTCGAACCTGCTACACCCGATAGCCCGTATCCATAAAAAAGACAGACATCTCTACTAATAGGAGGCATTCACAAACAATGCCCTTTTTTGTCATCGATGAACAACCGGAAAAACAAGTTTTTGATGGTGCCAGTATTCGTACCCTTCACGGCGAAAAAATAATGATGTCCTTTGTCGACTTGAAGCCGCATAGTATCGTCGCAGAACACAGCCATCCGCACGAACAGATGGGGATGGTCCTTGAAGGAACGTTTGA
This is a stretch of genomic DNA from Candidatus Poribacteria bacterium. It encodes these proteins:
- a CDS encoding cupin domain-containing protein produces the protein MPFFVIDEQPEKQVFDGASIRTLHGEKIMMSFVDLKPHSIVAEHSHPHEQMGMVLEGTFELTIDGDSRILKKGDAYLIPSNVKHSAKAFDEPAVALDIFSPPREDYK